In Takifugu rubripes chromosome 22, fTakRub1.2, whole genome shotgun sequence, the genomic window CTGCTGAGGCCCGTTGTGCTGGGATGAGGGAGCTGGTTTCTCGCTATTGTTTCCACCATCATGAGGAGGATCTAAGCCACAAACTTCTTGGTTCTGACTTATTTCTAATGTGCAGTTCTCACCAAACAAGTGATTCAAAGCCTTGACATCATCCTGGGGAGCACTGACTTCTTCTCTCTGTCGCTGCTCGATTCGTTCTCTCCATTTTTCTGGGTTGGCTACACTGCAGCTGTTTATCACAACTGATGCTGCTTCTTCATTAGTGTCCACAGCGGAGACAAAATCATCAGTAGTCCAACCCTGTCCCACCCAGTATGTGTACTGCTCCCAGTATGAATAGTAAGTCTCTGCCACATGCTTGTCCCAGTCAAGCTTCAAGTCATTCCATGGAGCACTCACTATTTCTTGATTGTCAGTCAAGAACATCTCAGGATGTTTTTCCAGCCAGCTGCTCCAGAGAAGAGATTCTCTATGTCGAGCTACAtgagaaacaaatgaaaacCTGAACCTTAAAATGGTGACATTAACTAGTTATTCTTGACCTACTGTGTCTGGTGGTAAGattctgatgtgtttatttgtagAAAAGTGAATATACGTGTATTTCTGCTTTCTTACCCCAGTAGGTTTCCCAGCCACAATCTTGGATCTTGGATCTTGGTCCTTCTGATTGGGGACCTGTTTTTGTCTCATCTAgtgcatttaaaaaattaaacaataaACATGTCAACCTGTTTACTACATTGATACCTGAAAATCCATGATGTAATAACAAAAGTTGTATCATATTACCTTCAATATCGAATTGTAGATCACCattttcctctccatcctcatccatTGACATATAATATGTAGAACACCCCCTCTTTTCTTGTCTTGACTGTCAGAAGGCCAAAAAAATTACatacatttgatttaaatggACATAAATGAATGTTcgacccccccaaaaaaacttcCCACTTACAGTTCTCCTGTAGTCAGAGGTGCTGGCAAAGGCCAGAGGCAGACCCATACTGGTCATTAACAGAGCCTCTTCGTCAaaaacttcctcttcttcattgtCTTCATCTGCAAGTATCAAAGAATAGTCAAAATAGAATCACAAATCCAAACTTTTGACCTTCTTTCCATTCCGAGTATTTCTATATCTGCACCTGTCAAAGACGTTTATTAAAAATTGCAATTGTCTCTCCTTGTCCCTGCGTTTTTAATACTTCAGCTCTTACGAGAATTGCTCTTTCCATGTGATCCCATCGACACGTCCCAGATACAGTACGAGCTATTATTTAACGGTCACTGTATAATCTACTCTTTATACATATCATCTCTCTTTATACATGTACTGTATTGCAAAACTTACCATGTCCATCAGAGTCCGAAAGCTCGATTGTGATTAGTCTATTATCAGAACGATATAAATCTCGATCTctaaacaaaagcagagaaaatagGGCCCGGAAATTACAAGTTTATTTTGAATATTCAATATTATATTGAATATAAATTGGCATTTACATCTATTTAGTCATTAATAGAGGCTCACTGATAGAAGGCTCTGGAGCAGCGACAGTGAATGACCTGGTCCTCCGGTTCACCTGAGTTATTCTTACTGAAGAAGATATCCGCAACCACCGTCATACTACTCTCCAGCATAATTACACTGCCTCCTGACCCTTCGTGTCAAAATCACTGAAGAAGTCAGGTTTAAATCTGAAATCGAGTGATGGAAAATTGTCTGCGAGAATTCCTATTTCTTTTACACGATCACAGTTTTACTTTTGCTTCctacttttcttcttcttcttcttcttcttcttcttcttcttcttcttcttcttcttcttcttcttcttcttcttcttcttcttcttcttcttcttcttcttcttcttcttcttcttcttcttcttcttcttcttcttcttcttcttcttcttcttcttcttctgtttaaGACTCGCTTGCACGCCACCTATTGTACATAAGCTCAAACATCACGGGTAAAATATCAGGTTTACTTGTTTGCATTTTAAGATTAAGAAAGTGTTTCTGAATCATATCGGAGAAATGGGAGAAAATGAATCACTCTAGTAATATCAAAGGGCTTTCAGGAAAGGCAGATCGGTAATGGACCCAATTACTCACTTGGAATCAGATATCAGAAAAGCACAAACATGGAAATAGTGGCTGCTGTCTTTTTGGAGGTAGTGAAAGCTTGTGATCTTTTATGCAAAGAAGTagccatttgtgtgtgtgtgtgtgtgtgtgtgtgtgtgtgtgtgtgtgtgtgtgtgtgtgtgtgtacataggGGTCACTCAAATGGGAGGCAGGATCTTttatatgaaatattaaagttTGTTTGGATAACAGCTTATGTTGGAGTGCATGGAAATATAGTGGCAACTAAATATGCAAAACAGGCTTTAAGGGGAGACATGGTATTAATTGCAACAACTGCGCAGAACAAGAAATGAACTAAAGAAACAATGGCAAAACCAATGGAGTAATggaaatagatagatagatagatagatagatagatagatagatagatagatagatagatagatagatagatagatagatagatagatagatagatagatagatagatagatagatagatagatagatagatagatagacaaaCATTATCACAATTGACCACGAGGTGGCAGCTATGCACTATCATAGTTTGCTGCCACCGCGTAgaaaatcaaagagaaaaaggagaagaagaaggatcTATTTCTAGTGTGGAACGTATCTGTTAGTGCGGTTGTTTAAGGGATCCTCAATCACCTTAGCACACGAATGTGTCGCATTCAAAACATTCCGAAGCAGAGAAGACGTTCAGCTTTTAGAAGATATATGCATATATAGCGACTGCTTCTGTCGTGACACTGTGTTGCTGTTTTCAGGCTTGAAAGGTAATTTTCAGTTGTAGTTTTTTGATAGCGATGGTAATATTGACATTTGGTAAATGTTATCGTTGTGCTCAGTAAACGTTAGTTACGTATGCccaattattaatattattagtaTACTATTCCTTGGTATCTTTCAACATTAAACATGTTAAGTGCGACTTCCTTTCAttataaagaaacaaaattaAGTACAGTAGGTCCAATTTGTTAATTCTGATATGTAATTTTCATCGTCTCGTATCTAGGATCTGTATACAGTGTTACAGAATCGGCTATGCAAATGTTCCGTTTTAAACAAGCCTGCCCACCTGCTTGTCAATAACAGTTTATCTACAACTCCAATAAATTGAATCATGTTTTACTTCTATCATGTCAGAATccaaaatattttgttttgacTTGCAGTAGAATATGAGGTTAAAAAATGTACCATAATAGAGCAAGCAAACATTCTTAATTTCATTATAATTCAGAGATAGTATCTCTCTTCCTAATGAAATACACAATAATAACtgatatttaaatttaaatgacGGCAATAATAATCATGTACAAGTACAGTATTCAGTGGTGCTTCATCCCCTTCTATTAATTTGTGTTTAGCAGCAGATGCTGTCGATGCCAAGTGATTCCCTTGCTTTCTTTGTCTAACGGGATTGTGCCATGAAGTGTTTGATTTGTGGCTGACAGCAGGACATGATGCCACACACTGACAACCAGTCCTGCTTTGTTCAAGCAGAGGACACTGTCTCTTTCCTGGTATGACCCCTGTATATTTTTGTCTGATGCACTCAGTCGTAGAGGACATTGGGAACTGTTATTGACAACATTTTTAAACCACACATTTATGAGGCTGATGTGTGGTTTAAAAATGTTCTGTAAGAGTCAAGTAATGACTAAACCTGATCTTTATCCATCATCTGATTGGCCAGTTAGTTAATTAACACAGTCTAGAACTGATTGATGTGCATTAATAGAAATTGAAAATAATCTctcttttttactttttatgGATGGAATGTTCTGAAATTAATTAATTAGGCTTTTTTTTCATCcacaggtttgtgtgtatcATACCTTGGAGGATTGGGCTGGCCTTAACCAGATAGAGGATTATCTGAATTACCTGGAATACCTCCTGTGGGTCTTCACCCCTTTGGCCATCGTATTCATCTTGCCTTTCCTCATCGTCATTTTACTCTATCTTTCTATACTCTTCCTGTATGTCTATAAGGTACACAAACATTCTGCCATTTCTGATTCTACTTAGCAGTTAACAAATTTACCATTTGTAGAGGACATAGAATTTCTTATACAAACATGTAGATGCTTCTAGAGATTTTTTCCAGCCTGAATTTGAATATGTACAGATGTTACATAGAATTCAAAATTAACAAATACTTCCAAATGCCTCAGAATTTTAATTTAACCACGTTCATATTTTTAATATCCATTTGTAATATGTTTTCTGTCTAGATGGTTaaaccaccccaacacaccaaaaaaaaaaaaaaaaacctaactCATTGAAACATTTGGTATTTTAaagtaaacataaataaaacaatcaatcaatgtttatttatatagcatctgttacaatcaaacttgtttttaggtgctttacagaatcccagggcttgacccccaacaagcaacagtagcaaggaaaaactcccctttaacagaaagaaaccttgagcaggaccaggcttatgtagagggaccctcctgctgatggccgggaATAGCATTACAATATGCTACTGCCATCAAACATtgataaattttaaaaaatggggAAATAACATTTTTTCCCCGAATACCTCACtccaagtaaacaaatgcctgTGAATCAGCATGATCCCTGATCAAACTTTGCTTGGCTGAGCTTTGTTCTTTGGCGATAACATTTAGCTATATTATGATTCAAATAGTTTTTCAGTGGGCTGTAACTAAAGCAAGCTTTTCACAAGCTATTGTTTCTGTAAATATGCATTCTTGTCAGCTTTCCAAACTTTAAACTTTCTTGACTGCAATTCTAtggtgtatgtatatgtatctGTTCCTAAACAAAACTGTTATCTAAATAAGGTAGCTAATAGGACTGCGCAGGCACTGGAAACATTTCAGCCTGCATTATCATAGTAAGAAGCTTCTTGTGACTGAGATGCAATTGGAAAGGTGGAAAATATGTAGATTTGATGGGAGTTATTTCATCTTTCCTTacgtttttttttattacagagAAAGAACCAGTTGAGGGAAGCCTACAGTAACAATCTATGGGATGGCGCTAGGAAGACCCTTGCTACTTTGTGGGATGGTCATGGAGCCATATGGCATGGTAATGCACCACAGGCGTCAATCATTTAGGATATGTGGACTTATTTCAACAGGCAGTCGAGAGGAAATGATCGTCTCATTTATTAGATTTTTCAGTGTGGCACAACATTGGATAAGACTGGTATATTCCAGTAATTGTCATAAATATTTGGTCACTATTTTTGCTGGTCAGAAATATAGACTATGTATTAACAATGCTGAATATTTCACATGTTGCAACATTTCTGATTTACTGAAGGGTGAGTTTGAAAAATGTATTGCTGTTGACGCTGTCAGATCAAAggttttcagatttttttcctgTCAAAGGTACTGCTACAGGATTCTAATGGTATGCTACATTGAACTCTTTTCCAGGCTATGAGATTCACGGAATAGAGAAGAtaccagacacaggaccagcACTGATAGTCTATTACCATGGAGCCATTCCCATTGACTACTATTACTTTCTGGCAAATGTTATTATTCAGAAAGGACGAACCTGCCACTCTGTAGGTGACCACTTCCTCTTTAAGATACCAGGTTTGTTTTTCCATACTGCCAAAAAGATTTCCTttgccaggtttttttttttcttggtttaatgtttaatttgatttttgTCATATCATGCAAGATTATTCAAACTGAAATGGACTGGAGTCAACATTTGCAACACTTGCAAACATTCAAAGCTAACCACACCCAAACTTTGGGTACTTTCTGTTCAGCAACACCAGTAAATAATAAGTTTATTTATATGTGCcattatgtgtttgtttatattttattaCATCAGCCTATTTACAGGGGATAAATCTGAGACCTCACTAATGTCCAAGATCCAGGAAAGCAACAGCTTATTGATATATGTATGTTATTTTCCTCTGTTTGATCAGGCTTCAAGTTACTGTTGGAGGTGTTCAGTGTAATTCACGGTCCCCAAGAGGAGTGTGTCCGAGCATTAAGGAATGGACACCTGTTGGGGATTTCTCCAGGAGGGGTACGGGAAGCGCTCTTCAGTGATGAGACTTACCCTCTTCTATGGGGCAAACGCAAAGGTTTTGCCCAGGTTGCCATTGACTCTCAAGTGGTgtgtgtaatatatatatatttccatTTGAAATCTGTTACTCGTTGGTACAGTCACAGCTCTTATCAAAGTGCCACTGCAGATTAATATGGTAAATTCATGTTAATAATGTTATTCTCCTAAACTACATGTAGAGTTCAACTATTTTGAGTCATGTTAAATAATCCTCCCTTCCTCACCAACATTGTGACTCTTCTGCTTTCAGCCAGTCATTCCAATGTTTACTCAGAATGTGCGGGAAGGCTTCAGATCTCTGGGAACACTCCGTAAGTTACTGTCATTAGGAAACTGCTAACATTTCTGACATTGGTATATATACAGTGTATGTATTTTTTCTTTGGGGGTGGGGATTGTTGGTATATTTGCAGGAACCATTATAATATATGAGCGACATATGCTTTCTTTCAATATTATCTGCAAGTGGCACATAATCTTCCACAGTTTTACGCTAGCTTTGCATAAAACTCCCTCTCACCGGTCTTCACATGTAGGATTTTTTCGTTGGGTGTACGAGAAGTTCCGTCTCCCCATCGCTCCAGTTTATGGTGGCTTTCCTGTGAAGTTTCGAACCTTCCTCGGTGATCCCATCCTCTATGACCCCAACATAAACGCTACAGACTTGGCAGAGAAAGTGAGTGTGCCAAAGCTGCTGTATTGCTAAGAATTTCCTTGCACAGTGGATATTTTGGAGAAGCAATCATGTTTCTTCTAACAAAATGAGCAACAAGATCATGTAAAGAAATAACGAAAAATATAAACTTCTAGTTTTACTTATAGTTCATATCATTATTGGAGATTTGTCTGATAAAACGTATGTCAGTTTACAACAGTGTAACATTCATGTCAGAGTTGTTCTTGTTGGCAAACAGTGAACAGCCTATAAAATGATATGTGATAATTGAATtctaaatataattaaaatatcgTTGCGCAGGTGAAGCAGGCAGTCCAGTCTTTGATAGACCAGCACCAACAGATCCCAGGGACCATCATGAGAGCTCTGTTGGAAAGATTCCACACCAGAATCAAAAATCATTAACATCAGCAGTTCAATGGCACACAGGGAGTGTCCAGCATGGGAATGAGAAGACGTATCGCATGACCCTGGTGGATAGACGTTATGCAGGTTTGATGGCTGAACATTTTTGGAATATTTGCTTAGCTTTTTTTAACACTGGCTAATACTGCTGATGCTTAGTTACAGGCACTATATGTCCTTTTTATGTTGTCTTCATTATCATAGAGTGGTTCTCAGTATGACCTTAAAGTTTTAGTTCCAAAATGCATATATATAGGCTCCCATTATAGGTATCTTGTATTATACTGTGTTTTTGAATTTGAGTCGATACAGTGTACTTCAGCGgccaatttaatttaaagaatCATTTATTGATGCAATTGTAGGTTGTGCGTGATCTAATTGAAAGATGGACCAAATGTGATCAGAACTTCATCTTTCAGGGGTTTTGTATGAATGTTTTAACTTTATCTGTTGTGACAGCATAAATTAGGAAACTTTTTCCAAGCATGTTAACCCTAACTTGGCTGTCTTTACAATCAATActtttataatatataataatatctTCCCTCAGAGTGAGAGTTTGCTTTGTGATGAGCACCTGTGAATTTCTATGCTTCATCCTCCTCGCTGCATGTTTTTCAGCTCCCCAGAGACCACAGGCGGTGATACGAGCTAACAACTCTGTCCAAATCCAACTTCCAACATCCGTATTCATGTTTAGTTCTAGCTTTCAAAGTGTAAAAATATTCATCTAATGTAACCTGAGGATCTTTTCATCCCACTCTGAAATCATCTGTGAGTCAGACATTCCATCATGATTAATCCTCTTAAACATACCAGTTACCCCACCTGCTCTGTGCCTTCATTAAAAGTTTGACTGTCTTCTTACATTATGGAAGACGCCGTCTGGTTCTTTGATCCCATCCCTGTCAATATTAATTGTTCCTTTGAAAAGATTTTtggctttttctttaaaattaagAGGTCAGCATTTTCCACAGGGAGCCTCCAGATGGCCTTCCACCCATTTGTAACCCACCCATCCATGTTTATACTATAATATTAACATTTACAGTAACTGTCCATTAAACTTGACAATTGCTG contains:
- the tmem68 gene encoding DGAT1/2-independent enzyme synthesizing storage lipids isoform X1: MMPHTDNQSCFVQAEDTVSFLVCVYHTLEDWAGLNQIEDYLNYLEYLLWVFTPLAIVFILPFLIVILLYLSILFLYVYKRKNQLREAYSNNLWDGARKTLATLWDGHGAIWHGYEIHGIEKIPDTGPALIVYYHGAIPIDYYYFLANVIIQKGRTCHSVGDHFLFKIPGFKLLLEVFSVIHGPQEECVRALRNGHLLGISPGGVREALFSDETYPLLWGKRKGFAQVAIDSQVPVIPMFTQNVREGFRSLGTLRFFRWVYEKFRLPIAPVYGGFPVKFRTFLGDPILYDPNINATDLAEKVKQAVQSLIDQHQQIPGTIMRALLERFHTRIKNH
- the tmem68 gene encoding DGAT1/2-independent enzyme synthesizing storage lipids isoform X2, which codes for MMPHTDNQSCFVQAEDTVSFLVCVYHTLEDWAGLNQIEDYLNYLEYLLWVFTPLAIVFILPFLIVILLYLSILFLYVYKRKNQLREAYSNNLWDGARKTLATLWDGHGAIWHGYEIHGIEKIPDTGPALIVYYHGAIPIDYYYFLANVIIQKGRTCHSVGDHFLFKIPGFKLLLEVFSVIHGPQEECVRALRNGHLLGISPGGPVIPMFTQNVREGFRSLGTLRFFRWVYEKFRLPIAPVYGGFPVKFRTFLGDPILYDPNINATDLAEKVKQAVQSLIDQHQQIPGTIMRALLERFHTRIKNH